From Coffea arabica cultivar ET-39 chromosome 2e, Coffea Arabica ET-39 HiFi, whole genome shotgun sequence, the proteins below share one genomic window:
- the LOC140036569 gene encoding uncharacterized protein At2g39910-like isoform X1, with the protein MSKSSALLQSLALLSESIGNDLSEAHYTPPPQASNVSIKSLLFSLLTSNAEFSSETDVIKAKTRDFILCCGALASALDSAYDQLSWIPSSLSSAATSALKDLAVAYYDSFHGGDETVKIGGELELDLKFVPKEKRLVVEFMPQVLPLLKDKIKESSIGTADDISAASAGVPVAYAIVAAYQLRWLVTQVDYPYLGRLCALVIPSALTALDHWSPQVKGQGMLSFIHLAKNVNAAEIGWYEDVILDACCQNIASSEEIWQDVVEMSVLLVTFTQRSNPRSPWYEKLLNEMLNHIERQPRNVERRVVWLKHIEPLFNSVGLILLAHFRRIFPLFFQWMHADDDDTVLLVLKRIKTILRLTWVRSSPYTESSRLVDELVTLHKEAALRVACEDIRTLILDILILIQQSRGSQFEALWNKHKEDPDLTAFRELFTRKDVALVQFSSSAA; encoded by the exons ATGTCGAAGTCATCTGCTCTTCTCCAAAGCCTCGCTCT ATTATCGGAATCAATTGGAAACGACCTATCGGAAGCTCACTACACTCCGCCACCCCAAGCCTCCAACGTCTCTATCAAATCCCTTCTCTTCTCTCTTCTCACCTCAAATGCTGAATTTTCTTCCGAAACTGACGTCATCAAAGCCAAAACTAGAGACTTCATTTTATGCTGCGGGGCTTTGGCATCAGCCCTCGACTCCGCCTACGACCAGCTCTCATGGATACCTAGTTCCCTCTCTTCCGCCGCCACCTCCGCCCTCAAGGACTTAGCCGTTGCTTATTATGATTCTTTTCATGGCGGGGATGAGACGGTGAAGATTGGTGGTGAATTGGAGCTAGATTTGAAGTTTGTTCCGAAGGAGAAGAGATTGGTGGTTGAATTTATGCCTCAGGTTTTACCCTTgttgaaagataaaattaaggAGAGTTCAATTGGTACGGCGGATGATATATCGGCTGCCTCTGCTGGGGTCCCCGTGGCTTATGCTATTGTGGCTGCTTATCAACTCCGGTGGCTTGTCACCCAG GTGGATTATCCTTATTTAGGAAGGCTTTGTGCTTTGGTGATTCCTAGTGCATTGACAGCTCTTGACCACTGGTCCCCTCAAGTCAAA GGGCAGGGCATGCTTAGCTTCATTCATCTGGCAAAAAATGTAAATGCTGCGGAAATTGGTTGGTATGAAGATGTTATTCTTGATGCTTGTTGCCAAAATATTGCTTCTAGCGAAGAGATATGGCAGGATGTGGTTGAGATGTCAGTACTTCTGGTGACTTTCACACAACGAAGTAATCCTCGGAGCCCATG GTATGAGAAGCTGCTCAATGAGATGTTAAATCACATAGAAAGACAACCAAGAAATGTGGAGCGCCGTGTGGTGTGGCTTAAGCACATTGAGCCACTTTTTAACAGTGTGGGTCTCATACTACTAGCCCACTTTCGACGtattttccctcttttctttcaaTGGATGCATGCTGATGATGATGATACCGTGTTATTG GTTCTGAAACGGATCAAGACAATTCTGAGATTAACTTGGGTCAGGAGTTCACCATATACTGAGAG CTCCAGGTTGGTTGATGAGCTTGTCACCCTGCACAAGGAGGCTGCACTGAGAGTTGCTTGTGAAGATATTAGAACACTTATTCTTGACATACTAATCTTAATCCAGCA ATCCAGGGGTTCACAGTTTGAAGCACTGTGGAACAAGCACAAGGAGGATCCTGACTTGACTGCATTTCGTGAACTTTTTACCAGAAAGGATGTTGCATTGGTTCAGTTCTCATCCTCTGCTGCATGA
- the LOC140036569 gene encoding uncharacterized protein At2g39910-like isoform X3, protein MSKSSALLQSLALLSESIGNDLSEAHYTPPPQASNVSIKSLLFSLLTSNAEFSSETDVIKAKTRDFILCCGALASALDSAYDQLSWIPSSLSSAATSALKDLAVAYYDSFHGGDETVKIGGELELDLKFVPKEKRLVVEFMPQVLPLLKDKIKESSIGTADDISAASAGVPVAYAIVAAYQLRWLVTQVDYPYLGRLCALVIPSALTALDHWSPQVKGQGMLSFIHLAKNVNAAEIGWYEDVILDACCQNIASSEEIWQDVVEMSVLLVTFTQRSNPRSPWYEKLLNEMLNHIERQPRNVERRVVWLKHIEPLFNSVLKRIKTILRLTWVRSSPYTESSRLVDELVTLHKEAALRVACEDIRTLILDILILIQQSRGSQFEALWNKHKEDPDLTAFRELFTRKDVALVQFSSSAA, encoded by the exons ATGTCGAAGTCATCTGCTCTTCTCCAAAGCCTCGCTCT ATTATCGGAATCAATTGGAAACGACCTATCGGAAGCTCACTACACTCCGCCACCCCAAGCCTCCAACGTCTCTATCAAATCCCTTCTCTTCTCTCTTCTCACCTCAAATGCTGAATTTTCTTCCGAAACTGACGTCATCAAAGCCAAAACTAGAGACTTCATTTTATGCTGCGGGGCTTTGGCATCAGCCCTCGACTCCGCCTACGACCAGCTCTCATGGATACCTAGTTCCCTCTCTTCCGCCGCCACCTCCGCCCTCAAGGACTTAGCCGTTGCTTATTATGATTCTTTTCATGGCGGGGATGAGACGGTGAAGATTGGTGGTGAATTGGAGCTAGATTTGAAGTTTGTTCCGAAGGAGAAGAGATTGGTGGTTGAATTTATGCCTCAGGTTTTACCCTTgttgaaagataaaattaaggAGAGTTCAATTGGTACGGCGGATGATATATCGGCTGCCTCTGCTGGGGTCCCCGTGGCTTATGCTATTGTGGCTGCTTATCAACTCCGGTGGCTTGTCACCCAG GTGGATTATCCTTATTTAGGAAGGCTTTGTGCTTTGGTGATTCCTAGTGCATTGACAGCTCTTGACCACTGGTCCCCTCAAGTCAAA GGGCAGGGCATGCTTAGCTTCATTCATCTGGCAAAAAATGTAAATGCTGCGGAAATTGGTTGGTATGAAGATGTTATTCTTGATGCTTGTTGCCAAAATATTGCTTCTAGCGAAGAGATATGGCAGGATGTGGTTGAGATGTCAGTACTTCTGGTGACTTTCACACAACGAAGTAATCCTCGGAGCCCATG GTATGAGAAGCTGCTCAATGAGATGTTAAATCACATAGAAAGACAACCAAGAAATGTGGAGCGCCGTGTGGTGTGGCTTAAGCACATTGAGCCACTTTTTAACAGT GTTCTGAAACGGATCAAGACAATTCTGAGATTAACTTGGGTCAGGAGTTCACCATATACTGAGAG CTCCAGGTTGGTTGATGAGCTTGTCACCCTGCACAAGGAGGCTGCACTGAGAGTTGCTTGTGAAGATATTAGAACACTTATTCTTGACATACTAATCTTAATCCAGCA ATCCAGGGGTTCACAGTTTGAAGCACTGTGGAACAAGCACAAGGAGGATCCTGACTTGACTGCATTTCGTGAACTTTTTACCAGAAAGGATGTTGCATTGGTTCAGTTCTCATCCTCTGCTGCATGA
- the LOC140036569 gene encoding uncharacterized protein At2g39910-like isoform X2: MSKSSALLQSLALLSESIGNDLSEAHYTPPPQASNVSIKSLLFSLLTSNAEFSSETDVIKAKTRDFILCCGALASALDSAYDQLSWIPSSLSSAATSALKDLAVAYYDSFHGGDETVKIGGELELDLKFVPKEKRLVVEFMPQVLPLLKDKIKESSIGTADDISAASAGVPVAYAIVAAYQLRWLVTQVDYPYLGRLCALVIPSALTALDHWSPQVKGQGMLSFIHLAKNVNAAEIGWYEDVILDACCQNIASSEEIWQDVVEMSVLLVTFTQRSNPRSPWYEKLLNEMLNHIERQPRNVERRVVWLKHIEPLFNSVGLILLAHFRRIFPLFFQWMHADDDDTVLLVLKRIKTILRLTWVRSSPYTERLVDELVTLHKEAALRVACEDIRTLILDILILIQQSRGSQFEALWNKHKEDPDLTAFRELFTRKDVALVQFSSSAA, translated from the exons ATGTCGAAGTCATCTGCTCTTCTCCAAAGCCTCGCTCT ATTATCGGAATCAATTGGAAACGACCTATCGGAAGCTCACTACACTCCGCCACCCCAAGCCTCCAACGTCTCTATCAAATCCCTTCTCTTCTCTCTTCTCACCTCAAATGCTGAATTTTCTTCCGAAACTGACGTCATCAAAGCCAAAACTAGAGACTTCATTTTATGCTGCGGGGCTTTGGCATCAGCCCTCGACTCCGCCTACGACCAGCTCTCATGGATACCTAGTTCCCTCTCTTCCGCCGCCACCTCCGCCCTCAAGGACTTAGCCGTTGCTTATTATGATTCTTTTCATGGCGGGGATGAGACGGTGAAGATTGGTGGTGAATTGGAGCTAGATTTGAAGTTTGTTCCGAAGGAGAAGAGATTGGTGGTTGAATTTATGCCTCAGGTTTTACCCTTgttgaaagataaaattaaggAGAGTTCAATTGGTACGGCGGATGATATATCGGCTGCCTCTGCTGGGGTCCCCGTGGCTTATGCTATTGTGGCTGCTTATCAACTCCGGTGGCTTGTCACCCAG GTGGATTATCCTTATTTAGGAAGGCTTTGTGCTTTGGTGATTCCTAGTGCATTGACAGCTCTTGACCACTGGTCCCCTCAAGTCAAA GGGCAGGGCATGCTTAGCTTCATTCATCTGGCAAAAAATGTAAATGCTGCGGAAATTGGTTGGTATGAAGATGTTATTCTTGATGCTTGTTGCCAAAATATTGCTTCTAGCGAAGAGATATGGCAGGATGTGGTTGAGATGTCAGTACTTCTGGTGACTTTCACACAACGAAGTAATCCTCGGAGCCCATG GTATGAGAAGCTGCTCAATGAGATGTTAAATCACATAGAAAGACAACCAAGAAATGTGGAGCGCCGTGTGGTGTGGCTTAAGCACATTGAGCCACTTTTTAACAGTGTGGGTCTCATACTACTAGCCCACTTTCGACGtattttccctcttttctttcaaTGGATGCATGCTGATGATGATGATACCGTGTTATTG GTTCTGAAACGGATCAAGACAATTCTGAGATTAACTTGGGTCAGGAGTTCACCATATACTGAGAG GTTGGTTGATGAGCTTGTCACCCTGCACAAGGAGGCTGCACTGAGAGTTGCTTGTGAAGATATTAGAACACTTATTCTTGACATACTAATCTTAATCCAGCA ATCCAGGGGTTCACAGTTTGAAGCACTGTGGAACAAGCACAAGGAGGATCCTGACTTGACTGCATTTCGTGAACTTTTTACCAGAAAGGATGTTGCATTGGTTCAGTTCTCATCCTCTGCTGCATGA
- the LOC140036569 gene encoding uncharacterized protein At2g39910-like isoform X4, which yields MSKSSALLQSLALLSESIGNDLSEAHYTPPPQASNVSIKSLLFSLLTSNAEFSSETDVIKAKTRDFILCCGALASALDSAYDQLSWIPSSLSSAATSALKDLAVAYYDSFHGGDETVKIGGELELDLKFVPKEKRLVVEFMPQVLPLLKDKIKESSIGTADDISAASAGVPVAYAIVAAYQLRWLVTQVDYPYLGRLCALVIPSALTALDHWSPQVKGQGMLSFIHLAKNVNAAEIGWYEDVILDACCQNIASSEEIWQDVVEMSVLLVTFTQRSNPRSPWYEKLLNEMLNHIERQPRNVERRVVWLKHIEPLFNSVLKRIKTILRLTWVRSSPYTERLVDELVTLHKEAALRVACEDIRTLILDILILIQQSRGSQFEALWNKHKEDPDLTAFRELFTRKDVALVQFSSSAA from the exons ATGTCGAAGTCATCTGCTCTTCTCCAAAGCCTCGCTCT ATTATCGGAATCAATTGGAAACGACCTATCGGAAGCTCACTACACTCCGCCACCCCAAGCCTCCAACGTCTCTATCAAATCCCTTCTCTTCTCTCTTCTCACCTCAAATGCTGAATTTTCTTCCGAAACTGACGTCATCAAAGCCAAAACTAGAGACTTCATTTTATGCTGCGGGGCTTTGGCATCAGCCCTCGACTCCGCCTACGACCAGCTCTCATGGATACCTAGTTCCCTCTCTTCCGCCGCCACCTCCGCCCTCAAGGACTTAGCCGTTGCTTATTATGATTCTTTTCATGGCGGGGATGAGACGGTGAAGATTGGTGGTGAATTGGAGCTAGATTTGAAGTTTGTTCCGAAGGAGAAGAGATTGGTGGTTGAATTTATGCCTCAGGTTTTACCCTTgttgaaagataaaattaaggAGAGTTCAATTGGTACGGCGGATGATATATCGGCTGCCTCTGCTGGGGTCCCCGTGGCTTATGCTATTGTGGCTGCTTATCAACTCCGGTGGCTTGTCACCCAG GTGGATTATCCTTATTTAGGAAGGCTTTGTGCTTTGGTGATTCCTAGTGCATTGACAGCTCTTGACCACTGGTCCCCTCAAGTCAAA GGGCAGGGCATGCTTAGCTTCATTCATCTGGCAAAAAATGTAAATGCTGCGGAAATTGGTTGGTATGAAGATGTTATTCTTGATGCTTGTTGCCAAAATATTGCTTCTAGCGAAGAGATATGGCAGGATGTGGTTGAGATGTCAGTACTTCTGGTGACTTTCACACAACGAAGTAATCCTCGGAGCCCATG GTATGAGAAGCTGCTCAATGAGATGTTAAATCACATAGAAAGACAACCAAGAAATGTGGAGCGCCGTGTGGTGTGGCTTAAGCACATTGAGCCACTTTTTAACAGT GTTCTGAAACGGATCAAGACAATTCTGAGATTAACTTGGGTCAGGAGTTCACCATATACTGAGAG GTTGGTTGATGAGCTTGTCACCCTGCACAAGGAGGCTGCACTGAGAGTTGCTTGTGAAGATATTAGAACACTTATTCTTGACATACTAATCTTAATCCAGCA ATCCAGGGGTTCACAGTTTGAAGCACTGTGGAACAAGCACAAGGAGGATCCTGACTTGACTGCATTTCGTGAACTTTTTACCAGAAAGGATGTTGCATTGGTTCAGTTCTCATCCTCTGCTGCATGA
- the LOC113730407 gene encoding LIM domain-containing protein WLIM2b, with protein MSFIGTQQKCKACVKTVYPVELLSADGVSYHKSCFKCSHCKGTLKLSNYSSMEGVLYCKPHYEQLFKETGSFNKSFQSPAKSAEKLTPELTRSPSKAAGMFSGTQDKCATCGKTAYPLEKVTVENQSYHKSCFKCSHGGCSLSPSNYAALDGILYCKPHFSQLFKEKGSYNHLIKSASIKRPATAVPDA; from the exons ATGTCTTTCATTGGGACCCAACAAAAATGCAAGGCCTGTGTGAAGACTGTGTATCCTGTGGAGCTTTTGTCTGCTGATGGAGTTAGCTATCACAAATCTTGCTTCAAATGCTCCCATTGCAAGGGCACCCTCAAG CTGAGTAATTACTCTTCGATGGAAGGTGTTTTGTATTGCAAGCCTCACTATGAGCAGCTCTTCAAGGAGACTGGCAGTTTCAACAAGAGCTTTCAATCTC CTGCAAAGTCAGCTGAGAAGTTAACTCCGGAGCTG ACGAGATCACCTAGCAAAGCTGCTGGCATGTTTTCTGGGACACAAGACAAGTGTGCCACTTGTGGCAAAACTGCGTACCCCTTGGAAAAG GTTACAGTGGAGAACCAAAGCTATCACAAGTCATGTTTCAAGTGTTCTCATGGTGGGTGTTCTCTGTCTCCCTCAAATTATGCTGCACTGGATGGTATTTTGTACTGCAAACCTCATTTCTCGCAGCTTTTCAAGGAGAAAGGCAGCTACAACCATTTAATTAAGTCTGCATCAATCAAGCGGCCAGCTACAGCTGTTCCAGATGCTTAG
- the LOC140036570 gene encoding proliferating cell nuclear antigen-like: MFELRLVQGSLLKKVLESIKDLVNDANFDCSSTGFSLQAMDSSHVALVALLLRSEGFEHYRCDCNLTMGMNLANIAKMLKCAGNDDIITIKADDGTDTVTFMFESPSQDKISDFEMKLMDIDSEHLGIPEAEYEAIIRMPSAEFARICRDLSSIGDTVVISVTKEGVRFSARGDIGAANIVCRQNATVDKPEDATIIEMQEPVTLTFALRYMNSFTKATPLAEQVTISMSSDLPVVVEYKVAGMGYIRYYLAPKIEEEEEEEVAAHAQTKPKAETKLKVETKPKVEPELMEVAEDEKESKPLAESKPKEEPQLLECHKLDEESKPLVDGKPKVENKLGASTNGEIEIMDIEQ, from the exons ATGTTTGAACTGAGACTGGTACAGGGGAGTTTGTTGAAGAAAGTTCTTGAATCCATCAAGGACTTGGTGAATGATGCAAATTTCGACTGTTCCTCAACTGGGTTCTCTCTTCAGGCCATGGATTCCAGCCACGTAGCCCTGGTAGCCCTCCTTCTCCGATCGGAGGGCTTCGAGCACTACCGCTGCGACTGCAACCTGACGATGGGCATGAACCTGGCGAACATAGCTAAGATGCTCAAATGTGCTGGCAATGATGACATCATTACTATCAAGGCTGACGATGGAACTGATACTGTTACCTTCATGTTTGAAAGCCCCT CTCAAGACAAGATATCTGATTTTGAAATGAAGCTTATGGACATTGACAGCGAGCATCTTGGGATTCCAGAAGCCGAGTATGAGGCTATTATTAGGATGCCATCAGCAGAGTTTGCAAGGATTTGCAGAGATCTTAGCAGCATTGGTGACACTG TTGTAATATCTGTGACAAAAGAAGGTGTGAGGTTTTCCGCAAGAGGTGACATTGGTGCAGCAAACATTGTCTGCAGGCAGAATGCAACAGTGGACAAG CCAGAAGATGCTACGATTATAGAAATGCAGGAACCAGTTACATTGACGTTTGCACTGAGGTACATGAACTCGTTCACAAAGGCCACCCCACTTGCTGAGCAAGTGACAATCAGCATGTCCTCTGATCTACCTGTTGTAGTTGAATACAAAGTCGCAGGGATGGGTTACATCAGGTACTATTTAGCTCCAAagatagaagaagaagaagaagaagaggttgCAGCTCATGCACAAACCAAACCAAAGGCGGAAACCAAGTTGAAAGTGGAGACAAAGCCTAAAGTGGAACCTGAGCTTATGGAAGTTGCAGAAGATGAGAAAGAAAGCAAGCCCCTAGCAGAAAGCAAGCCTAAAGAGGAACCTCAGCTTTTAGAATGCCATAAGCTTGACGAAGAAAGCAAGCCTCTTGTTGATGGCAAGCCTAAAGTAGAAAATAAGCTCGGAGCAAGCACTAATGGTGAAATTGAGATCATGGATATTGAGCAGTAG